Within the Takifugu rubripes unplaced genomic scaffold, fTakRub1.2, whole genome shotgun sequence genome, the region tgatgctttcactgtaacctggattgggaggagccatgggtgggcttccctcccacaactgggcaaagtatttgacatcttcatgcacattaaatgaaatgactctACTGAAGCTTTGAGCGTCAtaaacctcctcttctgcagctagttgaaccatcttgtccagtttttcttgcagacgtcgccttccctccatgttcttttctgcagctgctacatctgcaacattctggtgaacaaacacacagctgggagaaagttTAACGACCTTCATCCTCATGAAAGCCTGGACGACAATTTCCAAAACATCTTGCATCTCAGAGGGGTTCTctccaaagacgttgatcagtgTCATGTTTCCCAGACCTACGACAAATGTGGCCAGTTCATTGTCACGATGAAGAGTACTATCACCTGCTAGCTCAAGAGCACGAAGTCCTTCAGTGTCCACCACCAGAACATAATCAAACTTCAGGAGGTCCCTCATCTCGTCTGacactttgagcagctgcataaatgcaccttttgtgcatctgccagcactcactgcaaactgtaatccaaacatggcattcagcattgttgattttccactgctctggatgcctaaaacggacaaaacaaaaactctcttgtcacccagtttttggatgacttcttctaaaagtcttgggatccatgttataggcacatgacctgcatcaccatccatcagctcGATTGGGTGCCCTGAtatcatcagctctgcagccagttcagggtactgggaccagtctgtttgtcctgtcggtggttgtttctgcagagatgcatgggcttcatagatctgacccatttctctatagatgtgctccaagccgaacgttgctttatgtagtttctctgatatttgttcaagctcctgttgctttgctctgagctgatcggactgctcagttttctctttcaacatcaacacctcTGACCATGTGCCATCATAGTTTTGGAGAATTGAAGAGACATTCTCTGTGGTGAGGTCGTCTATGAAGAGCTGGGTCCATTTCAGGAAATACTCTTTCTCACTGGGCGTCAGAGATGAGATGCCTTCAACAAATACAGTtacaagttcaccacaaaaattcgtacattgtttttttctaatttctttcagtttctgctgcttttggcttttatccATCTCAGCTTGGTCTTTGAGGCGATACCgtttcttgtttgtgtcacaccacttctgccacatttcaccttgacaagtgaggaatttctctttaatcGCAGAAACTTCATGtcccttgattaaatccatcaccttctctgtagcagcttttcccttttggcaggcttcgtcttcttcatccagcctgattccagagaccgtagccatggactcaagctgaaaggaatcatggggtccagctagaatattttgaatgattcttttcaactcttcagaaacatttgactggcctctgtctttcagaccaATTCTATACTTCCCCTTGGTGAACTGAACAGtattggatttctcttcaacaataagtaaaattagaggctttgtagacttcatgaggtcttcaataaagtttctgtcactttcactccgagcagagatgagaacaacagtgactgaggatttttcactcagtatgctgcgctgcttttccagaagccgagcatcaccgtgaaggttacagaaagcagtgcagtcagtgaacgcatcgttgGATTTACCAGCAGGGCAGTACCAGGCAATCTCTGCTACTCCTTCCATCAAATGGCGAGTTTTGGTGCTTCCCTGGCAGTCTCTGTGGTAGAAGGTGTTATGACGGCTGCTGATCAAATTGTTTATCAGCTGAGACTTGGAGAGCGACAGTGAACCCAGGCGGAAAAATGACACCATGGGTGTCTTGGCGTTGCAGATTGGCACAGTCTTCAATGTGACAGTGTTTGAATTATcttggtttcctgttgttttccatgttttctttatttgtctgaaagtcCACAATGGACATTGGATATCCATCGTGACTGGGTCAGGAACAAGCAAAGGTAGGGCGTACTGACACTGGGATAATTTAGTTAttagattctgctttaaaaagctgtctgagcagtgaaaaagtgccatttgtatgtccatgggatgcacactttgctgttttgattcacTACTGTCTGGCATataaagaaatgcagcaaaaacatctttttctgcctcaacagtgctggactgtggaacaagatctgactgtcctggatctggatcatcttgtgtgataggaatatatctggctgtgtagtctaacaacatcaacttctgtgaaaacataagaacaacatccttctcacatgtgccaggctcctgttccagaggtggacgtattttaaggaagtcagcaggagtcagcttctgtctgtactTCTCTTGAAGGCAAAGTCTTCCCAGGAGACTGGACAATTCAGCTTCTCGTCTCTTCATAGTAGACTCATCAGACGACTTGGGCAGCTGCTACAAATAAGCAGAGaattgtgcatgttgtgaagCCCGAGGTAGCACAAtactgcagaatgtgaatgaactgttcctgtgtctgaatctagaggttttttttacctttctcctggtttcatccATAGCTGGATGTAaagaatctgaaacatatttaaaatgtgattattacAAAGCCAGAACCATCTGAAGTCTGAACCATTGTTGATACTGActttattaccatgtaataCATGTGTAACAGTGACCTTTGCAGGAGATTCAAGCCACAGCTTATTTTCAAGACTCAACGAACGTTTGATTTACCTTAATGGGAAAATGTCACAATATTAACAGTCCAACCTGATTGTTGCTGTCCAAAATGTTGGATTTTCTGGCACCTCTCTTAAAATGTTTCAGTGAAATTTGAGATTGTTTTCAGattagttttaattacattgctggagggattgtttttgctgctcaatgtaactgagtaatttacacttatttcatctctctctctctgtcaaacttaccttgttgatttccctggaactctgaggacttgatcttgtcttcttcatgggctccctcacacttgggtcgggtgtaacagctgggattattttcttggaccatgacgtctaccttttccaacagtGCCAACatttctctttggtctgtcataccttttttgcatgtgtggtatcttttgtcattaaaactatcgtctcttttcaggtttgtcaacgcacttttacattgttcatcagactcgtgagtcacaactgtcagcaaatatggcaacgattcctctccaaaagctttctctaaccactgacgtcctgctctataagagctttcatgatgactgttggacaccagtaaaataaaggcatgaacgcctttattcaactgacacgtttcactcttttggtgaccgagcagattaatgactgagatgtgacgaccacataagtcgtacagtccctctgaaatctgctccacatttgcttgcttgtcatggtcaaataagatgttttgtgatcctgtcttcatggaattggtgtcaccaactaacacaagtgtgagttcagctgccaatgaaacaaaatacacagagaactttgatcttaatatacagaagaaaaataaaataaacctaataAATCTCAATTTTATATATTGACTTCAATACTTTTACTATTTCATTACTACACTGATGTAACTGGGGTgtacaatagtttttaaaacttcaaaaattACCTTCGTCACTTGAAGACATCTTGATTTTAGAATCCCATAAgtcctggagcaccagtgggtcACCTCCTGTAAAATACAAGTTAACCTTTAAACAAAATTGACTTGTAACGCTCTGGTAAAGaccagaatgtggagagaaatggttcaaaacaggtgagaggaaacactggaatttggggagggagagcctaaatacacaataaaaggttcggaaaaagatgggaagtggatccacgtaaagctcggttcaaccgtttcccagttggctgtggttcaggatgtcatttataggcagatcatgacagtcaattcagtctcatgagagatagttcaagaactatttttcaaagttaataacacatcagactaataaataaataaacggaacagagtagattattcagcatttgatcagcagcacttaacggcattatttgcacattcaaattctgcctctgggacacacattttattaaaaaataacttcattatattgttagctttacttttgtaaatgaaaactgttaattttttttattgttgcagggtcACTGTCACTAATTTTTCAGTCTGCCACAGATCACCTTGACAAAGAAGGAATTTGTCTTTAATCtcagaaacatcatgttccttgattaaatccatcacctttgcagaagcttttccctttttgcagACTTCATCCGACCTGATTCCAGAGACCTCACCCCtggactcaagctgaaaggaatcatggggtcTCTGTCTTTCAGAGTAATTCTATACTTCCCCTTGGTGAACTCAACAGCATTGGATTTCTCCTAAGAATAAGTAAAATTAGGGGTTTTGGAGGCTTCACAAGGTCTTTTTTATGTAGGCTGATAAACTATGTTTTTTATATCTTCCTCACCTGCCTTTGACCACACATATTATATAGAAAACAGTAAATCTCTACAATCAatctcttttcatcttttccaatTTATGCCATTCTTGCTCTTTAGGATTTCAAACAAATTCTGATCATCCAAGACTAGTTAACCTAGTTAAGATAGTCGGATAAGCAGAAAGCCCATGTTGTCACATAAAAGTTTCCACGTCTCCAAGGTGAAGCCGGTCGctgagtcggatctggtcccCGCCCCCGTGTTGTGGATGGGGGGCCTGCCGACACAGTCCGGAGCATCCTGGACGTCCGTCGCCGaggacgagagttccagttcctggtcgactgggaggggtacgcgATCGTGGGTCCCCCGCCGTTTCATACTGGACAACAACCGAGACGTCTACTGCGCCCACCCGGATAAGCCTGGGAGGGCGCCTGCCCTACCGTcggagagttttggtgtttccCCCAGCCCACCCCAGCCCAgctcgtttgaggtctccacgccgccctgctggactagagaacgcgcaggacttgactcctgtgttgggtccgctctggagctctttgtgcgccccggaagactggacgagtgcttccctgcggtccaggaggattgccagtttgattttgttaaataaagactagtttttggactttttatcactgcgttttgcctgctttcgggtcctgtaaaaaccgaAACCTTAACACTTTTTCATCCACCCAAAAAGACTTTAAGATAACATGAAGTTAGTCTGTTGAATGACAGTACCCCCCTTCTCTATTGTGTGCCTTCAGCACCGATTAAACTCAGATGGGGATTATTTTATATGTACAACTTTAGTGACTTTAGtgggaagctaagcagggtcgggcctgcttccgttgggtaacgtattgcgtcacttcctgtcttctcgaTGTTCGTGGGTGCGCCGTGTGTgttggtttcacttttatttaaacttcTTTTGAATACTCGGGAAATTCTAATCACTCGATAACAACAAGAAGAAATAatccatattaaaaaaaaatacaggactccgccgattattagcactagcatggcctcaccgtcacAAACACAACTATAGAATATAATTACCATGTATGTAtatttcttttacaatcaacGATAGAATAAACTGTTTGACTAGCTGCTAGCAAGTGCGAAGTCAAATTCCAAGCATGCACtaatacaaaaatattaactgttTACCTTAAATTGGTTATTTGCCCGCGATTAACACCCCTGAATCGGTCGAagcaaaatgtaatttatgatATGTCTGCTCTAGTAGGAATTATATGTACTTTCTTTATCCACTGACAGTTCCTAATATTCTCCTACGTCACTTCCTGAAAATAGCGGGAGTTTTCTGTAAGAAAACTACAAGTATTGACAAACTcataaaggtttttatttttgaaagaacCACGTTTGGTTTGTAACAGTTCAGTAATAAATTTGTAAGTATTCTAGCAGactttaaaaaattattttctttcattattttgtcaaATTTTGATGTAGTTccatatacagtacatatataTTTCCTCTAGGTGGTTACAAGCAGGAAAAACGTTAATGTTGCGAAATAATGTTTATGATGAATGTTCAAAAATTGTGTCCTTTTCGACCGATTcgactgttttgttgttttaatacCGAAAGTAAAGGGCGTGGCCTTGGAGTTGAGGAACAGTTTACCGTATTGACCACAAGAGGGGAGACATTGGACATTAATCAAAGATAAAGAACAACTCaatgcaaatgtaataaagttttTGCAATAAAATAGCATCCACGGGTAAACAGgcgactttttttttacagcgttttATGTGTTAATCATTATCAGATCAACTGATTGGCAGGAAAATAACAAAGATTGTATAGTGTtgttctgaaataaatgatcCAATTAACTGTCATATCGAAAGAAAGATGCATAGAatctcttcagaggagctgttgtTCCTCCCCCTATATAGTGAGAAAAACATCAGTCTCAAAAGTACAATATTGCTTTCTAGGACGTATTGATGCTGCCATCAACTGCTTCCATATCTCCCGAGGTCTGAACCACACCCAAAATGAGCATGGTGCAGTatttgtaaaaaatatataataattatacagttgtttttttaaaaattgcttaTAGATGTATTTTTCTCATGTCTGTTTCATGCTTGACTGTTTATGACTTCGTTTGAGCTTATAAAACAATGTTGGTAAAACAAACGTTAATATCTATGTCTACAGCAACTTGAATTAAAGGATGTGATTCTGAGAACTGGAGATCAGCTGAAGATTAAGGGGTTTGTTTTGCATGATGCAGacaggtaaaacaaacaaacctagTATACTTTaaccataaatataatttatgttgtcattttatgtctgtagaatattttatttaacattgtttatttttatgaatatttaattcctttatttaacacatcatacaggcggaagtggtttctgttctttgtttagtgacggacctttaatgtggtactccactccacgaacttttatttgaggtaatactgcaagaagaggaagttgcagaagacattctttttaagacgtttttctttgctcatggtaaactcattccctcaggggtgcagccagcgaggtaatctgtttttcttatgttgcgtttgtacgtgttgtatatgtgaaacctgtttaattgtgtgttgtgctaaacagttcgacggtggtgatggcgtttacggcgatgtcgtgccaataaatcatctgtatcaaaagaactgtggtccgtgcttctctgacgggaGTGATATATACTTTCATAGATATATTTCCAGCACTTTAATGATCTAATTTGGGATCAAACCAGGTTCCATATTGACCTTGGCAATGATGCAAATGAACTGGCACTCCATTTTAACcctcgtttccatgacaacgctgatggatctgttctggtttttaacTCAAAGACAGCTGGGTGTTGGGGTGAAGAGAGAAGGGAAATACCCAACCCCTTACACAGAGGCAAGGAAGTCAAGGTAAGAGAGATTTGTTGAGAattgttgtcatgttttgtcctaaaagctgccacagtttatagaaagaaatgcagacctATTCCCTCAATCACATCGTGATAAccagcctggagcagaacctcatttcattctaatttattctgttttcttcttcttcagattgtgttgaagctggctggagatgtgtttgaagtggaaatTCCCGATGACCATGAATTCAAGTTTCCAAACGCGGAGAGTGTTGATGTCATCAGTTACATCAGGATTGGTGGAGACTTCAAACTGACATCTTTTAAGATCTGCTAAGAGATACTTACATGGTCAGACTCTTCCACTGGAGGGCAATAATCACTAACAGGATTTAgatcaggcatgtccaaagtccggtccgggggccaatcacggcctgcggtaagatttcatacggcccgcaacttcagtcttacaatgtattatttatggcccgctggcactaacagaataaataaatcactaaaatgtaattcctcctttcttgtagatcttgtaaaagacaagagcaaaatttacttgttttaaacttgaatgataacagacaactttgcattacatttatcaaactcatggaaatttaaggtattccatacagttcagtgttcaatgttatctgactctccagatatgaattaaaggcagaattgtgtttttagagttgttcacgtctgcctgagtggcttatatttggttacactgccatttgaaaaataaagagaattgtgacaatgaaaattgtttcataatagtgtacatttgcatgtaacttttctggttaaaaaaacatcagaaggatctactggcccccgggcatcttcacgttatcaaatctggccctctttgcaaaaagtttggacacccctgattTAGATGGTTACGATTCCATAAAATATTGACAGGGAATAAGGACAGAGAAacataaaccatttaaatctcagatcgttgtgtgtttccttttttaagccaAGTAGTTGATCAAAAAGGAGCTAAATAGGAGAAAAAATGTTTGATGACATTGTAGGTTTGATTTTACAGGGTCTGTCAAATTTGAACCGAGTTGAGTTCTGCTTTTGATCACTGAATATTTGCTCATacacaaatgtgtatgtgtattttttacCAGTGGATCCCGAGCAGGTTGAAATTTGAGCTgactaaaaaatacatttaactcaTCAGTTTATCAAAAGCTGAGACCTTAGCTAAACCCCCTTCAATCAgaactaaaagagtcaaaaaggaCGTCGGTAGCATCTTGTGGGTCCGTTCAAATCTGTGTCCAGCCATGCTCGATGcttgatgtctgcaggaggctggtggtgtagaggccttgctgaaggacatcagtgctgaactgttcactttcatttccatccatccccaatccagtaaaatagggaagaaatgtaaaaaaaaaagggcaattcctgattaatctgacagctcttatatcaacagaaaatgtgtgtaaaaaagaaatcaatcaacactttaattattctgtaatatatttattattgaaaatgttcctaattttacagcctttaaactgttgatgataataatgaggataatatttcatcctgcccactttgatcctcacctgcaggtgaagccaacatgttggaattattaacatgatgattaacatttactgatgacagcaagtgactttatagttctgaatacaactgaacacaaaaacaagtgtaaaactagaaaaaacTGATTTCTAAGATCCTTCCCAGTTTGATgaaagatgagaacaaaaactaatttaacttaatttaagcacaattgcaaactagatttaaagtccagcaaatcaaaagagaggaatctcttatctttctttaatgaagcaaaaacattttgccttttcattcaaAGCAAAACATCATACATGAATTTTGAACCCAACATTTTCGAATCAGTTTGCCACATCCTGTCACTCAATTTACATCCAATTTTTAGAGAATTTACATAGAATTTTTTCAAGACATCATCATAGCAACACTTCTAAAGCAGGCTTTATATGAAGAATGTATGCTGCtgtaaagggaaacaaaagtattttgtcagcagttttctcttcccttccactctgcatcaaaagactggagaatagcttcatgctaagtgttgctgttgctccaagatttcaaccaaccctccagttctccaccataggcttgtgtttgaggctacagttcatccagacttttgatggcatcttctttcttaatttctccCCAGTTATTGGGGATTTCTCCTTTCCCAGTAAAACGTAAGTCGTAGCGCTCCTCAAGCTCCTTTTGAAATCGATAGGTGAACCAtttccaaaaaggcagcaatgatCCATCAGAAGTAATCTCCCATGAGGCATGTCTCTCTCCAGCCTTTTTATATTGTTTGTAAGGTATGGTCACATCTGGATCATGAGGCTTGAAGGCATCGTCACTCGCAACCAAAGTTGTGCAGGACTCAACGACAATATTATTTGTGCCAGTAATCCTACTACCGTTGACCCCAGTGGGTCTGTGAAAAGGGgcgctgtgtttgtcaggactgtggtcctttaccgtgttggtgcaaacagctgaacagaatggacaagtgacccagcagcagttacacagctggtcaatcaggatctgatcaggctgcagcctgtatttcttgatctcatcaggtgagagatctcccatcatctccttgttggatgtgagacctgtttctatctgctcttcaagaaaGTCAAAATTGTCTATGTCACTGAAACCTTCACAACTAATACTCAATTTAACCTTATGTTCAGTCAGCCTGGAAAATTCTTTTACCCACATctcaatgtttcctctctgtgtttttactgctctTGTTGCATCGTGCAAAGCTTTTATCAGaagctttgtgatgttttcaacattcctCCTGAGAATATTTTGTACCTTATCTCTATTGTCTTTGATGTATTTCTCTACTTCTTTTCCAATGAATGTCTCCATATATGTTTTCGGTTTACGGATGTAGGTCATGAAACCATCAAAGTCTTCATTCTCAGCCAACATTTTcatcatgtgcttctccaggttcgTCCTGTTCCCATTGAACACTGGATGgttacatctcatctcatcagctAGATTTGTGGCTGAGTCGATACAGGAGGCCTCAATGGTGGAATCCTTCAGTTGGTCACAGATCAATCCTCCAAAGACCACAGATGATGAGCTGTCTTtgcagaaggctttgaaagCTTTAGAGAATTGTGGTTTATTGCTTTCAGCATAAATGTATACATCgttgttgtgtttgaattttgtgtGGGAGTCTTCGAGCCAGCTCTCTAATCtgtcacatacatacaaaaccaGCTTAATAATAAACTCTTTGTTCAGAGTGAATTTCTTCCCAGAGTCAAAGGCTtccactgcttttattacatttttgcctaCTTCATGCAAGTATGTAATATTATAGCCTGTTATTGCCACTGGTTTGGCTTGTATTGTTGTGAGAGCCTCTTCATCAACGGCACTGATCAAGTCTCtcagtttctgttcctcattaGAAAGACGTCCTCCCATGAAAAATTGTTTGGCCCGTTTAAAACCTTTCTTTACATATTCTTTTAATTGGTCTTCGTCTTGATTATTGTGCTTTCTAGTCACATAACAGCTGTAATTTCGAGCATCTGTGATTTCTATGTAACTGCCGCTGGTCTTTGTTTGATCAATCATTTGCTGTTCAAAACCGAGCTCCTTCAGAACGACTGTTACATCTTTTGCTATGTTGATATTGGCAATcggttttgtgtgtgctgttagtTCTGAAAACCATTCAGTccaaagagagttaaagtgtttctgtagttcctcttcatctttgtccTTTAACTTCACAGCGAGCTCTTTGCTTTTCTGTAGCAGGtttttctcaagctctgtctTCATTTCATCAAGTTTTTTACAAGTTTCTTTCTGTTGGATAACAGCATTTAATTTTGTTGCAACTTGCTCCACCATTCCATCAAGAAACTCTTTGATTTTGGTCTCAAACCGGCTTCGCCACTGAGCCAGTACTTCACTGTCTCCATCCTTGTCAAAATAATCCGTCagactttttgttattttttcttATGCTTCGTTGAGTTGGTTATGAAGATCAGGGTGACTGATTTTGTCAACTGTTCCATTTTCAATTTTGACGTAAAACTGGTTTTCAACAGCCAACATCTTGTTTGTCATCCCAGTGGACTGTGAAGCTTTAGAGACGATAAAGTTCTTCAGATCTTGGATGCTTTCACTGTAACCCGGATTGGGAGGAGCCATGGGTGGGCTTCCTTCCCATAACTGGGCAAAGTATTTGACATCTTCctgcacattaaatgaaatgactctACTGAAGCTTTGAGCGTCAtaaacctcctcttctgcagctcgttgaaccatcttgtccagtttttcttgcagacgtcgccttccctccatgttcttttctgcagctgctacatctgcaacattctggtgaacaaacacacagctgggagaaagttTAACGACCTTCATCCTCATGAAAGCCTGGACGACAATTTCCAAAACATCTTGCATCTCAGAGGGGTTCTCTCCAAAGATGTTGATCAGTGTCATGTTTCCCAGACCTACGACAAATGTGGCCAGTTCATTGTCACGATGAAGAGTACTATCACCTGCTAGCTCAAGAGCACGAAGTCCTTCAGTGTCCACCACCAGAACATAATCAAACTTCAGGAGGTCCCTCATCTCGTCTGacactttgagcagctgcataaatgcaccttttgtgcatctgccaacactcactgcaaactgtaatccaaacatggcattcagcattgttgattttccactgctctggatgcctaaaacggacaaaacaaaaactctcttgtcacccagtttttggatgacttcttctaaaagtcttgggatccatgttataggcacatgacctgcatcaccatccatcagctTGATTGGGTGCCCTGAtatcatcagctctgcagccagttcagggtactgggaccagtctgtttgtcctgtcagtggttgtttctgcagagatgcatgggcttcatagatctgacccatttctctatagatgtgctccaagccgaacgttgctttatgtagtttctctgatatttgttcaagctcctgttgctttgctctgagctgatcggactgctcagttttctctttcaacatcaacacctcTGACCATGTGCCATCATAGTTTTGGAGAATTGAAGAGACATTCTCTGTGGTGAGGTCGTCTATTAAGAGCTGGGTCCATTTCAGGAAATACTCTTTCTCACTGGGCGTCAGAGATGAGATGCcttcaacaaatacatttacaagttcaccacaaaaatccctacattgtttttttctaatttctttcagtttctgctgcttttggcttttatccatctcagcttggtctttgaggcgatactgtttcttgtttgtgtcacaccacttctgccacatttcaccttgacaggtgaggaatttctctttaatcgcagaaacatcatgtcccttgattaaatccatcaccttctctgcagcagcttttcccttttggcaggcttcgtcttcttcatccagcctgattccagagaccgtagccatgg harbors:
- the LOC115248679 gene encoding galectin-1-like isoform X2: MSMQLELKDVILRTGDQLKIKGFVLHDADRFHIDLGNDANELALHFNPRFHDNADGSVLVFNSKTAGCWGEERREIPNPLHRGKEVKIVLKLAGDVFEVEIPDDHEFKFPNQESVDVISYIRIGGDFKLTSFKIC
- the LOC115248679 gene encoding galectin-1-like isoform X1 — its product is MSMQLELKDVILRTGDQLKIKGFVLHDADRFHIDLGNDANELALHFNPRFHDNADGSVLVFNSKTAGCWGEERREIPNPLHRGKEVKIVLKLAGDVFEVEIPDDHEFKFPNAESVDVISYIRIGGDFKLTSFKIC